The genomic stretch ACCAGGATTTCGTCCACGCCCCAGCCCAGGTCGTCACTCGAGGCGGGGGAAAGCTCGGTGCCGTTGTGCACAATGCTGATGGCCACGCCGTCGTCCTTCAGGCCCACAACAATCCAGGGGCCCAGGGGCGTGAAGGTGTCCGGGCTCTTGGCGCTGAGCCATAGCTCGTCGGATTTCTGGGCGTCGCGGTCGGAGACGTCGTTGCCGATCGTGAACCCGAGGATGGCGCTGCGGGCGTTCTCCAGCGTGAGGTTTTTGGCGGGGCGGCCGATCACGACGGTCAGCTCGGCCTCCGGGTCGGTGTAGCCGGTGCCGGGGCACAGCTCGATCGCGTCGCCGGGGCCCACGACGGAGCTTGCGGCCTTGTGGAAGGCCTGCGGCGGGAGGGCGCGGCCGGGGGCGCCGGTGTTGTGGGCCATGCCGAACACGTTGACCGGGGCGCAGGGTGCGAGGAAGGTGAATTCGTCCTCGGTGACGGTGGCGCCCAGTGTCCAGCCATCCCTGTAGGAGCTGTTTTGGTTGGCCGGCGAGGTGGGGAACGGTGTTTCAACAACCTGCCAGATGCGGCCTTCGGGGCTGTCGAATCCGGCAGCGTCGTTGCGGACGAAGAACTGCTCCGGCAGTGCAGGGCCGGCGCCGGCGCCCGGGCCTTCCTGTGCTGGGCTGCTGGGGCGGACACGGGCGAGGCGGTGGGGCGCAAAGGTCATGTGGACATCCTACCTCCTGTGATTGCCGGGTGC from Arthrobacter stackebrandtii encodes the following:
- a CDS encoding fumarylacetoacetate hydrolase family protein; protein product: MTFAPHRLARVRPSSPAQEGPGAGAGPALPEQFFVRNDAAGFDSPEGRIWQVVETPFPTSPANQNSSYRDGWTLGATVTEDEFTFLAPCAPVNVFGMAHNTGAPGRALPPQAFHKAASSVVGPGDAIELCPGTGYTDPEAELTVVIGRPAKNLTLENARSAILGFTIGNDVSDRDAQKSDELWLSAKSPDTFTPLGPWIVVGLKDDGVAISIVHNGTELSPASSDDLGWGVDEILVYLSAFMTLQPGDVIMTGFPAECRRINPGDEVICRIEGIGELRNPVAAGQ